In Callospermophilus lateralis isolate mCalLat2 chromosome 4, mCalLat2.hap1, whole genome shotgun sequence, one genomic interval encodes:
- the Rabl2b gene encoding rab-like protein 2B isoform X1, whose protein sequence is MAGDRTKLCELDQEKYDADDNVKIICLGDSAVGKSKLMERFLMNGFQPQQLSTYALTLYKHTATVDGKTILVDFWDTAGQERFQSMHASYYHKAHACIMVFDVQRKVTYKNLSTWYAELREFRPEIPCIVVANKIDADINVTQKSFNFARKFSLPLYFVSAADGTNVVKLFNDAIRLAVSYKQNSQDFMDEVLQELENFKLEQKEEDAPDQDQSSRIESPSPS, encoded by the exons ATGGCAGGGGACAGAACCAAACTATGTGAGCTGGACCAAGAGAAATACGATGCTGATGACAACGTGAAGATCATCTGCTTAGGGGACAGTGCAGTGGGCAAGTCCAA ACTCATGGAGAGATTTCTCATGAATGGATT CCAGCCACAGCAGCTGTCCACATATGCTCTGACTCTGTACAAGCACACGGCCACCGTGGATGGCAAGACCATTCTCGTGG ACTTTTGGGACACAGCAGGCCAGGAGCGCTTCCAGAGCATGCATGCCTCCTACTACCACAAGGCCCACGCCTGCATCATG GTGTTTGATGTGCAGAGGAAAGTCACCTATAAAAACCTGAGTACCTGGTATGCAGAGCTTCGGGAATTCAGGCCAGAGATCCCATGCATCGTGGTGGCCAACAAAATTGATG CAGATATAAATGTGACCCAAAAAAGCTTCAATTTTGCCAGGAAGTTCTCTCTGCCCCTGTACTTTGTCTCGGCTGCTGATGGTACCAATGTCGTGAAG CTCTTCAATGATGCAATTCGATTAGCTGTGTCTTACAAACAGAATTCCCAGGACTTCATGGACGAGGTTTTGCAGGAGCTTGAG AACTTCAAGTTGGAGCAGAAAGAGGAGGATGCACCCGACCAAGACCAGAGCAGCAGGATCGAAAGTCCATCCCCCTCCTGA
- the Rabl2b gene encoding rab-like protein 2B isoform X2: MAGDRTKLCELDQEKYDADDNVKIICLGDSAVGKSKLMERFLMNGFQPQQLSTYALTLYKHTATVDGKTILVDFWDTAGQERFQSMHASYYHKAHACIMVFDVQRKVTYKNLSTWYAELREFRPEIPCIVVANKIDDINVTQKSFNFARKFSLPLYFVSAADGTNVVKLFNDAIRLAVSYKQNSQDFMDEVLQELENFKLEQKEEDAPDQDQSSRIESPSPS, from the exons ATGGCAGGGGACAGAACCAAACTATGTGAGCTGGACCAAGAGAAATACGATGCTGATGACAACGTGAAGATCATCTGCTTAGGGGACAGTGCAGTGGGCAAGTCCAA ACTCATGGAGAGATTTCTCATGAATGGATT CCAGCCACAGCAGCTGTCCACATATGCTCTGACTCTGTACAAGCACACGGCCACCGTGGATGGCAAGACCATTCTCGTGG ACTTTTGGGACACAGCAGGCCAGGAGCGCTTCCAGAGCATGCATGCCTCCTACTACCACAAGGCCCACGCCTGCATCATG GTGTTTGATGTGCAGAGGAAAGTCACCTATAAAAACCTGAGTACCTGGTATGCAGAGCTTCGGGAATTCAGGCCAGAGATCCCATGCATCGTGGTGGCCAACAAAATTGATG ATATAAATGTGACCCAAAAAAGCTTCAATTTTGCCAGGAAGTTCTCTCTGCCCCTGTACTTTGTCTCGGCTGCTGATGGTACCAATGTCGTGAAG CTCTTCAATGATGCAATTCGATTAGCTGTGTCTTACAAACAGAATTCCCAGGACTTCATGGACGAGGTTTTGCAGGAGCTTGAG AACTTCAAGTTGGAGCAGAAAGAGGAGGATGCACCCGACCAAGACCAGAGCAGCAGGATCGAAAGTCCATCCCCCTCCTGA
- the Rabl2b gene encoding rab-like protein 2B isoform X4, which yields MARPFSWVFDVQRKVTYKNLSTWYAELREFRPEIPCIVVANKIDDINVTQKSFNFARKFSLPLYFVSAADGTNVVKLFNDAIRLAVSYKQNSQDFMDEVLQELENFKLEQKEEDAPDQDQSSRIESPSPS from the exons ATGGCAAGACCATTCTCGTGG GTGTTTGATGTGCAGAGGAAAGTCACCTATAAAAACCTGAGTACCTGGTATGCAGAGCTTCGGGAATTCAGGCCAGAGATCCCATGCATCGTGGTGGCCAACAAAATTGATG ATATAAATGTGACCCAAAAAAGCTTCAATTTTGCCAGGAAGTTCTCTCTGCCCCTGTACTTTGTCTCGGCTGCTGATGGTACCAATGTCGTGAAG CTCTTCAATGATGCAATTCGATTAGCTGTGTCTTACAAACAGAATTCCCAGGACTTCATGGACGAGGTTTTGCAGGAGCTTGAG AACTTCAAGTTGGAGCAGAAAGAGGAGGATGCACCCGACCAAGACCAGAGCAGCAGGATCGAAAGTCCATCCCCCTCCTGA
- the Rabl2b gene encoding rab-like protein 2B isoform X3, producing the protein MARPFSWVFDVQRKVTYKNLSTWYAELREFRPEIPCIVVANKIDADINVTQKSFNFARKFSLPLYFVSAADGTNVVKLFNDAIRLAVSYKQNSQDFMDEVLQELENFKLEQKEEDAPDQDQSSRIESPSPS; encoded by the exons ATGGCAAGACCATTCTCGTGG GTGTTTGATGTGCAGAGGAAAGTCACCTATAAAAACCTGAGTACCTGGTATGCAGAGCTTCGGGAATTCAGGCCAGAGATCCCATGCATCGTGGTGGCCAACAAAATTGATG CAGATATAAATGTGACCCAAAAAAGCTTCAATTTTGCCAGGAAGTTCTCTCTGCCCCTGTACTTTGTCTCGGCTGCTGATGGTACCAATGTCGTGAAG CTCTTCAATGATGCAATTCGATTAGCTGTGTCTTACAAACAGAATTCCCAGGACTTCATGGACGAGGTTTTGCAGGAGCTTGAG AACTTCAAGTTGGAGCAGAAAGAGGAGGATGCACCCGACCAAGACCAGAGCAGCAGGATCGAAAGTCCATCCCCCTCCTGA